A region of the Hordeum vulgare subsp. vulgare chloroplast, complete genome genome:
TGATCATTATTCTATTTATTCTGACCTCCGTACTTCGATCGAGATATTGGACATAGAATGCCACTCTTTAAAAAGGAAAAAAGGAGTAATCAGCTGTGACACGAAAAAAAACGAATCCTTTTGTAGCTCATCATTTATTGGCAAAGATAGAAAAGGTCAATATGAAGGAGGAGAAAGAAACAATAGTAACGTGGTCCCGGGCATCTAGCATTCTACCCACAATGGTTGGCCATACAATTGCGATTCATAATGGAAAGGAACATATACCTATTTACATAACAAATCCTATGGTAGGTCGCAAATTGGGAGAATTCGTGCCTACTCGGCATTTTACGAGTTATGAAAATGCAAGAAAGGATACTAAATCTCGTCGTTAACTGAATTCTGAATAGAAAGATTAAGAAGAAAAAAAAGATTCAAAATACCCAATATCTTGCTAGAACAAGATATTGGGTATTTTTGTCTTTTCTTTCTTCAAAAATTCTTATATGTTAGCAGAAAAACCTTATCCATTAATAGCTGGAACTTCAACAGCAGCTAAGTCTAGAGGGAAGTTGTGAGCATTACGTTCGTGCATTACTTCCATACCAAGGTTAGCACGGTTGATGATATCAGCCCAAGTATTAATAACGCGACCTTGACTATCAACTACAGATTGGTTGAAATTGAAACCATTTAGGTTGAAAGCCATAGTACTAATACCTAAAGCAGTGAACCAGATTCCTACTACAGGCCAAGCAGCCAAGAAGAAGTGTAAAGAACGAGAGTTGTTGAAACTAGCATATTGGAAGATTAATCGGCCAAAATAACCATGAGCAGCCACAATATTATAAGTCTCTTCCTCTTGACCAAATTTGTAACCCTCATTAGCAGATTCATTTTCAGTAGTTTCCCTGATCAAACTAGAGGTTACCAAGGAACCATGCATAGCACTGAATAGGGAACCGCCGAATACACCAGCTACACCTAACATGTGGAATGGATGCATAAGGATGTTGTGCTCTGCCTGGAATACAATCATAAAGTTGAAAGTACCAGAGATTCCTAAAGGCATACCATCAGAAAAGCTTCCTTGACCAATAGGGTAAATCAAGAAAACAGCAGTAGCAGCTGCAACAGGAGCTGAATATGCAACAGCAATCCAAGGACGCATACCCAGACGGAAACTAAGTTCCCACTCACGACCCATATAACAAGCTACACCAAGTAAGAAGTGTAGAACAATTAGCTCATAAGGACCACCATTGTATAACCACTCATCAACAGATGCAGCTTCCCAAATTGGGTAAAAGTGCAATCCGATCGCCGCAGAAGTAGGAATAATAGCACCAGAGATAATATTGTTTCCATAAAGTAAAGAACCAGAAACAGGCTCGCGAATACCATCAATATCTACTGGAGGGGCAGCGATGAAGGCGATAATAAATACAGAAGTTGCGGTCAATAAGGTAGGGATCATCAAAACACCGAACCATCCGATGTAAAGACGATTTTCAGTGCTAGTTATCCAGTTGCAGAAGCGACCCCACAGGCTTGTACTTTCGCGTCTCTCTAAAATTGCAGTCATGGTAAGATCTTGGTTTATTCAAATTGCAAGGACTCCCAAGCACACGTATTAACTAGAATATAGATAATAGAAGGCTTGTTATTTAACAGTATAACATAGACTATATACCAATGTCAACCAAGTCAGCCCAAAGATTGGCTATCCATATAAATAAATTAACCAAACCAATAATTTTGTATTTGTAAATGAAGTGAGTAAAAGTTAAAAACTTTGATGGGTCTTTTCTATATGGGTTGCCCGGGACTCGAACCCGGAACTAGTCGGATGGAGTAGATAATTCTTCCTTGTTACAATAGAGAAAAATCCCTCCCCAAATCGTGCTTGCATTTTTCATTGCACACGACTTTCCCTATGTAGAAATAGCCAATATTCTATTCCAAAGAGGAAGTTCTACTAATTTTTTAATTAGTAAGTTGATTCACCTACTCTTTATTATAATAAAAGGAACATTTCAGAATGAAAAATATGAAAGTTTTTTCTTGATCATTTATCAACCCTTTCCTGTTTATTAGTTTTGTCTAATGATTAATTAAGAGGGTTGACCAGGTCATTGATACCTATAATATCCAAATACCAAATACGCTCAGTGTGTGATCCACTGAAAGAAAAAAGAGTTGTTTTGGTGAACATCAAAGAAAAAACTTGCTCTTCTTCCGTAAAAAATTCTTCTAAAAATGCCGAACCCAATCGTTGCATAAAAGTTCGTACCGTGCTTTTATGTTTACGAGCTAAAGTTCTAGCGCATGAAAGTCGAAGTATATACTTTAGTCGATACAAAGTCCGTTTTTTCGAAGATCCACTATGATAATGAAAAAGATTTCTACATATCCGACCAAATCGATCAAGAATATCCCAATCTGATAAATCCGTCCAAATGGGTTTACTAATAGGATGCCCCGATCCAGTACAAAATTGAGCTTTTGATAAGTATCCTATGAGGAGAGTAGCGGGGACTATGGTATCGAATTTTTTCATTCGAGTATCTATGAGAAATGAATTCTCCAGCATTTGATTCCTTACCAACAAAGGACTTTTTGGTACACTTGAAAGGTATCCCATAAAATCGAAGCAAGAGTTTGCTAATTGGTTTATATGGATTCTTCGCGGCTGAGTCCAAAAAAAGAAATAATATTGCCAGAAATTGATAAGGTAGCATTTCCATTTCTTTTTCAAAAAAAAACTGCCTTTTGATGCAAGAATTGCCTTTCCTTGATATCGAACATAATGTATAAGAGGATCCATAAAGAACCATAAGGTTTTCCGAGAAAAACCAGGGTACATTATCCCAAAATGTTCCATCTTCCTAGAAAAGTGGATTCGTTCCAGAAAAGTTCCAGAATATGCTAATGGTAAGCAAG
Encoded here:
- the rps19 gene encoding ribosomal protein S19; protein product: MTRKKTNPFVAHHLLAKIEKVNMKEEKETIVTWSRASSILPTMVGHTIAIHNGKEHIPIYITNPMVGRKLGEFVPTRHFTSYENARKDTKSRR
- the psbA gene encoding photosystem II protein D1 translates to MTAILERRESTSLWGRFCNWITSTENRLYIGWFGVLMIPTLLTATSVFIIAFIAAPPVDIDGIREPVSGSLLYGNNIISGAIIPTSAAIGLHFYPIWEAASVDEWLYNGGPYELIVLHFLLGVACYMGREWELSFRLGMRPWIAVAYSAPVAAATAVFLIYPIGQGSFSDGMPLGISGTFNFMIVFQAEHNILMHPFHMLGVAGVFGGSLFSAMHGSLVTSSLIRETTENESANEGYKFGQEEETYNIVAAHGYFGRLIFQYASFNNSRSLHFFLAAWPVVGIWFTALGISTMAFNLNGFNFNQSVVDSQGRVINTWADIINRANLGMEVMHERNAHNFPLDLAAVEVPAING
- the matK gene encoding maturase K — encoded protein: MEKFEGYSEKQKSRQQYFVYPLLFQEYIYAFAHDYGLNGSEPVEIVSWNNKKFSSLLVKRLIIRMYQQNFLDNSVNHPNQDRLLDYKIFFYSEFYSQILSEGFAIVVEIPFSLRELSCPKEKEIPKFQNLRSIHSIFPFLEDKFLHLDYLSHIEIPYPIHLEILVQLLQYRIQDVPSLHLLRFFLNYYSNWNSFITSMKSILFFQKENKRLVKFLYNSYVSEYEFFLLFLRKQSSCLPLAYSGTFLERIHFSRKMEHFGIMYPGFSRKTLWFFMDPLIHYVRYQGKAILASKGSFFLKKKWKCYLINFWQYYFFFWTQPRRIHINQLANSCFDFMGYLSSVPKSPLLVRNQMLENSFLIDTRMKKFDTIVPATLLIGYLSKAQFCTGSGHPISKPIWTDLSDWDILDRFGRICRNLFHYHSGSSKKRTLYRLKYILRLSCARTLARKHKSTVRTFMQRLGSAFLEEFFTEEEQVFSLMFTKTTLFSFSGSHTERIWYLDIIGINDLVNPLN